Proteins encoded in a region of the Odocoileus virginianus isolate 20LAN1187 ecotype Illinois chromosome 9, Ovbor_1.2, whole genome shotgun sequence genome:
- the AHCY gene encoding adenosylhomocysteinase isoform X2 has protein sequence MPGLMHMREMYSTSKPLKGARIAGCLHMTVETAVLIETLVALGAEVRWSSCNIFSTQDHAAAAIAKAGIPVYAWKGETDEEYLWCIEQTLYFKDRPLNMILDDGGDLTNLIHTKYPQLLSGIRGISEETTTGVHNLYKMMANGILKVPAINVNDSVTKSKFDNLYGCRESLIDGIKRATDVMIAGKVAVVAGYGDVGKGCAQALRGFGARVIITEIDPINALQAAMEGYEVTTMDEACQEGNIFVTTTGCIDIIVGQHFEQMKDDAIVCNIGHFDVEIDVKWLNENAVEKVNIKPQVDRYLLKNGRRIILLAEGRLVNLGCAMGHPSFVMSNSFTNQVLAQIELWTHPDKYPVGVHFLPKKLDEAVAEAHLGKLNVKLTKLTEKQAQYLGMPREGPFKPDHYRY, from the exons atgccgGGCCTGATGCACATGCGGGAAATGTACTCGACCTCCAAGCCTCTGAAGGGCGCCCGCATTGCCGGCTGCCTGCACATGACCGTGGAGACCGCCGTTCTCATTGAGACCCTCGTTGCCCTGGGTGCTGAG GTGCGGTGGTCCAGCTGCAatatcttctccacccaggaccATGCAGCAGCTGCCATTGCCAAGGCTGGCATTCCAG TGTATGCCTGGAAGGGCGAAACGGACGAGGAGTACCTGTGGTGCATTGAGCAGACGCTGTACTTCAAGGACAGGCCCCTCAACATGATTCTGGACGACGGTGGTGATCTCACCAACCTCATCCACACCAAGTACCCGCAGCTCCTGTCAG GCATCCGAGGCATCTCTGAAGAGACGACAACGGGGGTCCACAACCTGTACAAGATGATGGCCAACGGGATCCTGAAGGTGCCGGCCATCAATGTCAACGACTCTGTCACCAAG AGCAAGTTTGACAACCTCTATGGCTGCCGGGAGTCCCTCATAGATGGCATCAAGCGGGCCACAGACGTCATGATTGCGGGCAAGGTGGCAGTGGTCGCGGGCTATGGCGACGTGGGCAAGGGCTGTGCCCAGGCCCTGAGGGGATTCGGGGCCCGCGTCATCATCACGGAGATTGACCCCATCAACGCACTTCAAGCTGCCATGGAGG GCTACGAGGTGACCACCATGGATGAGGCCTGTCAGGAGGGCAACATCTTTGTCACCACCACGGGCTGTATCGACATCATCGTTGGCCA GCACTTTGAACAGATGAAAGATGATGCCATTGTGTGTAACATCGGGCACTTTGACGTGGAGATCGATGTCAAGTGGCTGAACGAGAACGCTGTGGAGAAGGTGAACATCAAGCCCCAG GTGGACCGCTACTTGTTGAAGAACGGGCGCCGCATCATCCTGCTGGCCGAGGGCCGGCTGGTCAACCTGGGCTGTGCCATGGGCCACCCTAGCTTTGTGATGAGCAACTCCTTCACCAACCAGGTGCTGGCGCAGATCGAGCTCTGGACCCACCCGGACAAGTACCCTGTCGGGGTCCACTTCCTGCCCAAGAAG CTGGATGAAGCCGTGGCTGAAGCCCATCTGGGCAAGCTGAATGTGAAGCTGACCAAGCTGACTGAGAAGCAGGCCCAGTACCTGGGCATGCCCCGCGAAGGCCCGTTCAAGCCTGATCACTACCGCTACTGA
- the ASIP gene encoding agouti-signaling protein, producing the protein MDVSRLLLVTLLACLCFLTAYSHLAPEEKPRDERNLKNNSSMNLLDFPSVSIVALNKKSKKISRNEAEKKKRPSKRKAPMKNVARPRPPPPTPCVATRDSCKPPAPACCDPCAFCQCRFFRSVCSCRVLNPTC; encoded by the exons ATGGACGTCAGCCGCCTCCTCCTGGTTACCTTGCTGGCCTGCCTGTGCTTCCTCACTGCCTACAGCCACCTGGCACCTGAggaaaagcccagagatgaaaGGAACCTGAAGAACAACTCTTCCATGAACCTGTTGGATTTCCCTTCTGTCTCTATTGTGG CACTGAACAAGAAATCCAAAAAGATCAGCAGAAATGAAgcggaaaagaagaaaagaccttCCAAG AGAAAGGCTCCCATGAAGAACGTGGCACGGCCCCGGCCCCCGCCGCCTACCCCCTGCGTGGCCACCCGCGACAGCTGCAAGCCTCCAGCGCCCGCCTGCTGCGACCCGTGCGCCTTCTGCCAGTGCCGCTTCTTCCGCAGTGTCTGCTCCTGCCGCGTGCTCAACCCCACCTGCTGA
- the AHCY gene encoding adenosylhomocysteinase isoform X1, with amino-acid sequence MSDKLPYKVADITLAAWGRKALDLAENEMPGLMHMREMYSTSKPLKGARIAGCLHMTVETAVLIETLVALGAEVRWSSCNIFSTQDHAAAAIAKAGIPVYAWKGETDEEYLWCIEQTLYFKDRPLNMILDDGGDLTNLIHTKYPQLLSGIRGISEETTTGVHNLYKMMANGILKVPAINVNDSVTKSKFDNLYGCRESLIDGIKRATDVMIAGKVAVVAGYGDVGKGCAQALRGFGARVIITEIDPINALQAAMEGYEVTTMDEACQEGNIFVTTTGCIDIIVGQHFEQMKDDAIVCNIGHFDVEIDVKWLNENAVEKVNIKPQVDRYLLKNGRRIILLAEGRLVNLGCAMGHPSFVMSNSFTNQVLAQIELWTHPDKYPVGVHFLPKKLDEAVAEAHLGKLNVKLTKLTEKQAQYLGMPREGPFKPDHYRY; translated from the exons ATGTCGGACAAGCTGCCTTACAAAGTCG CTGACATCACCCTGGCCGCTTGGGGACGCAAGGCCCTGGAcctggcagagaatgagatgccgGGCCTGATGCACATGCGGGAAATGTACTCGACCTCCAAGCCTCTGAAGGGCGCCCGCATTGCCGGCTGCCTGCACATGACCGTGGAGACCGCCGTTCTCATTGAGACCCTCGTTGCCCTGGGTGCTGAG GTGCGGTGGTCCAGCTGCAatatcttctccacccaggaccATGCAGCAGCTGCCATTGCCAAGGCTGGCATTCCAG TGTATGCCTGGAAGGGCGAAACGGACGAGGAGTACCTGTGGTGCATTGAGCAGACGCTGTACTTCAAGGACAGGCCCCTCAACATGATTCTGGACGACGGTGGTGATCTCACCAACCTCATCCACACCAAGTACCCGCAGCTCCTGTCAG GCATCCGAGGCATCTCTGAAGAGACGACAACGGGGGTCCACAACCTGTACAAGATGATGGCCAACGGGATCCTGAAGGTGCCGGCCATCAATGTCAACGACTCTGTCACCAAG AGCAAGTTTGACAACCTCTATGGCTGCCGGGAGTCCCTCATAGATGGCATCAAGCGGGCCACAGACGTCATGATTGCGGGCAAGGTGGCAGTGGTCGCGGGCTATGGCGACGTGGGCAAGGGCTGTGCCCAGGCCCTGAGGGGATTCGGGGCCCGCGTCATCATCACGGAGATTGACCCCATCAACGCACTTCAAGCTGCCATGGAGG GCTACGAGGTGACCACCATGGATGAGGCCTGTCAGGAGGGCAACATCTTTGTCACCACCACGGGCTGTATCGACATCATCGTTGGCCA GCACTTTGAACAGATGAAAGATGATGCCATTGTGTGTAACATCGGGCACTTTGACGTGGAGATCGATGTCAAGTGGCTGAACGAGAACGCTGTGGAGAAGGTGAACATCAAGCCCCAG GTGGACCGCTACTTGTTGAAGAACGGGCGCCGCATCATCCTGCTGGCCGAGGGCCGGCTGGTCAACCTGGGCTGTGCCATGGGCCACCCTAGCTTTGTGATGAGCAACTCCTTCACCAACCAGGTGCTGGCGCAGATCGAGCTCTGGACCCACCCGGACAAGTACCCTGTCGGGGTCCACTTCCTGCCCAAGAAG CTGGATGAAGCCGTGGCTGAAGCCCATCTGGGCAAGCTGAATGTGAAGCTGACCAAGCTGACTGAGAAGCAGGCCCAGTACCTGGGCATGCCCCGCGAAGGCCCGTTCAAGCCTGATCACTACCGCTACTGA